The Nymphaea colorata isolate Beijing-Zhang1983 chromosome 11, ASM883128v2, whole genome shotgun sequence genome includes the window CGAATCGATGGATTGCACTTCCACTAGCAACACGAGTCACTCGTCTCTTCTGCGAGGGTTGATCAAGATACTGTCACAACTCGACATGCGCAGGTGATCCTCTAAGATGAAAAAGTGTGTTGACCTGCTCCTCACTCGACGATGGCGGTGAGGCCATTTGATTTGTTCTGGACATGGCTGTAACTGGTAGCTTGGATCAGTTGGCATCTAGATTAGGTGATTAGCAGTGGTTACTTTTACTATTTAGCGTTGGATTCCAAATTCCGGAATAGATCGTCTCAACGTTTAATTATGTGTCGGGCCCTGCAACTATTAAGATCAATGGTGCATATTTAGGATAACTGTCATTAATGGGAATCTCAAGTGTCACCTGGTTGGCTTCCCCTGAAGGTTAGAAAATGCACAACGAGACAAGTAATGGAAGCTCTGTAAGACTGTAACCAGATGACTCGTGTTGAAGAGTGCAAGCTGATGCTCACCGCGTGTTCTTTGGGCTCTAAACTTTTTAACTTTGGGAAGATTTATGGGTGCAGAAGCTTCCATATCTGAAAATGCAAATGCACATTCCAATCTAGTGGCAAACAgttaagaaagagagagagaaagatatagGGCCCTTTTGCCCTTCAAAAATCACGAACAAACAGCATTGTATCTGCTTTCCTGCTTCATCATTCAAAAAGAACTACAACTGTTTATACCAGTTCAGTACTAAAATTCAAACATGTAAGACCGTGACACTGTAAAGGAGAAGCCCCAAGAGTAGGATTTGAATTTCCCGCCAGCCCACCGCCTGTTTTTTGGTGAATGCATGAAAAGTAACCGTTAACCTTGATCAATTTTGAATTGAAAGGAAACAACACCATACAGTTGGAGGTTTTTTCACATACCTGCCCTTCTCCGCCGGATGTAGGCAATGGTCGAATTGTGGCAGCATCCGTCTCCCCTTTTGGTAAAGGCAATGCTGGATTACTACTGATAAAAGGGATTCCCTTGCTGAAGTCCGGCAGGACCGGGGGCATTGGCACCGGAGACGGCGAGGGGCTGCTCCCCGGCGCAGCCCAAGTGGAAGCTCTTGGGGATTTACTCGGTGATCTGGCCAGCGAACCGGCACGCTTAGGTATCTTCAGTCTTTGATCCTTTGGCGACGGAGCGTAAGATGGAGACAGTGCCGGCGCTACACCGTGAAATCCTTCATGAGGCTTTCCGTAGACCAGCACAGCAATCTTCTGTCCTCGTTGGCAATGAGTGGTGCTGCCGCCTTTCTCTATGGGGCCGTTGCAAGAGAAGTAGAAAATGCCCGGCCGAGTAGCAGTCCACTGCAGTAGTCCGGCACAAAGCAGGGGATCAAGTCGCCGGAATATTCTCGAGACGctaaagagaaaaggaaaaagtagaaATAGGAAAAAGCGGAAGGAATAAAGCGTCCGTGCAGCACCTTAAAGTAACCAGTGTCTCCTCGGTCCAGCATCGTCGCATGCGTGAAGTTGCAAGTCTGAAAAGCGCTTTTATGGTGGAAAATGTAGACGTTGTGTCTTTGGAGCTCGTACCTGAAGACTTGAACGGGGAAGGAACATGGCGTCAAGctcagagagagggagagagatgggcCATTCTTAGGTGGTTTTAGCAGCAGACAAGAACTAAGACCAGTAACACAAGCGTGCAGGGCAAACCCGTGAGgaagagacacagagagagagagagagagagagagagagagagagaaggacaaAGGGAAGGGTTTGGTTGCAGCAACAAGAACTAAGACTAGTAAAGCACACACACTTATGACATACAGATGAGCGTCCCTATTCTTACTTGGCTACGTCCACAAGAACCAggatgcagagagagagagagagagagagagtaccaagGGTGTTGCCAACATGTAGAGTATGTGAAGCTGCCCAGGCAGAGTAGTTAGCCACTCCAGTTGTCCATCCTGTGCTTCCTCCAACAATGTAAGTTTCTGCAGAGGAAAGGGGAATTGGAAGAAGACAGAATAACAAGAAATAAAGAACCAGCGAGGCAGTAGCCATGGGAGACATTAGTATGTAAGCAGAATAAGGAGGCGAAAAATGCAGCAGTTTAAaaggggagaggagagagagagagagacggaggaATCAAGAGGCAGGAAAAGCAGGCATTGTCTGCACTCTGCAGTGCTTTGGCGTGGACGGCGACTACCTTCGAGATGGCGACGGGTAATAGGATGCTAGGAAAGCCACGTAAggagaaaagtgaaaagaaggTGACCGGGGAGTGCCGCAACTGAACACAAAAGCtaatttcatatataaattaatCAGCTGCACTTCGGCACTTATGGCCCATAAGTTATGggttattttgatatttttttttctactaatGCCAAATCGTGTATCTAGCAGATTTTGTGTTGGAATTAGAATTCTAACTTTTCTTTAATCtaaatgtttttcatatttgaaaatgCAGTTAATTTGGATATTTCTTACGTTTCTTAAATGGATGATTTCATTGATTTACTGATAGATTTCTTCTATATAAAAACGGCTCAGTTCACTTTAGATACTTTCAAACTTCACTTTATAATGATAAATTTTAACGAACTTGCTTAGTTTGTTATATAAAATGAAGTGAAATATTTTAAGAACTAGTCCCCTTAACACGCTCATTGTTAGAGAGGTACAGCGAAGTAAGCGTGGACTGCTGTCTCAAGTGGACAACTGCAGCAGAGTTCCCAAATTGCGAAAGAGATGTTAATGCAAGGCGCACTCAGGTCGACCGGTATTATGGTAGCTTCAGGTTTGATTATTAGAATATTATAATCCACTTTAAATCTTGGGCCGAACATCTGGTAAGGAGTGCTTATTATATAGGCACCAAAGTATGGTGCAGAAATTTTACGCCGAAACAAAGTTGgacgtaatttttttttttcaagacaagATGTAACAAGAAAACTTACTGCTGGCTGCTGGGTGGCGCGGAAGGTTAGTGAATTCTTACAACGATGGGAATTTTTTGTTAGTGTTAAAAGGCCCGGATTTATGCAGAGCATGGATTGAATGGATACTTGTACAATATGTAGCAAACTGGACTGCCAAAATGGGCCTCTAAAAAAGCACGTCTAGCAATGAGAGAGTGTTATACAAAAATATAATGCAAAGTGTATCTACTAGGCCATGTTTGACAGACGGCATCAGGCaaagttttgaaagatgaaatTTATTCATGGTACAGAAATCTTGGATAATTGATTCGGGTGTAAGCGTTTCTCGATCAGTTTATCTTCAGTGTACCATGCATTCGTTGTGGATTATTATGATGAGATTATCTAAGATTTTCCCCTTTCTTATGCTTGGTTTCTAATGGTTTAACTAAATAAGTGGCTAGTGTGACTTTAATTTACCCGTCACCATTAGGTATGCAAACATGGAATACTGTCGAAAAAAGGATTGTTCAAACAGCTAGGAGACAAGGTAGGCGCTTTATGTACGAGTTGAATTAGTTATGAACGTAATGAATTCGTTTTTCGATCCAAGAAAGGGATTGCCTTGTAAGCTCAAGTATGTATTTAGGTTGCCTTCTCCCAAGTCCTCCATGAGCAAAAAAGAACTAATAGGCCTTCCCATAGCAATATAAGAGCTTTGaatatgctctctctctctctctctctctctctctctctctctctccacaaaAATAGTGGAGAAAGTTTTTTTGTCTCAAGTGAAAACTGTTACATCCTTTTCACCTCTTCCACCTTGGGATGAGCCAGGGCCAGAGAATATCACACATAACATGGTTGCCATTCtagcaagaaaaataacagCAAAAATCTGTCAGATGAGCAGGCATCTTTGGATTTCATGGATAACACTCCTCGCTAGAGTTTGGGAACACATGTACACACATACAGCAGCAAATAAACAACGGGCAAGTCCTGTGGAGGCATTCAAGTCTAAGATGCAACCCAACATACGTAGCATAACAGACAGcaaatgcattttgaatttACTCAAATAACATATGCAAAATaatacactatatatatatatatatattggggaTCCTGTCTTCAACCTGCCCCtatttctcaaacaaaaaagGCGATGAGCAATGGTTTTCTGGTTGACTCAGTAAACTGACACCACCTGAGAACTATAAGTCATTGTCATCACTTTTGAGTAAACTCAGAGACAGTGCTTGGGGTCCTCTTCGTCATGTTCAGTATGTGCAAAGGACTCAGCAAGAACCTGCATAAAAAATTGCTCAAGAGGATGCAGAAGCCAACCCTGCCCTTGACAAAAAAAACAGGGACCAAGAGAAGAGCCCTCAGCCATCTACCACTGCGTGGAACTAGTTCTTTGAAGGGTACGTCTCGGCCTCTTCCCTTCTACGACAGGTATCACGTTGTCTATGAGCTGCAAGAATTGGAAATTAGTTTGTGAGTCCAGTAGTTATATACTACTTATGCATTGAGACATGTATGCATTTGTGTGTCTCCTAGTCAGTATAGATGGCCCTCTTGTGTATAGGTTCAAATTTGCACAAAATGAAAACACGCTAATGAACTGGCCATACGAGAGACAGCAAGCAAAGAAGGGGGGAGGCGTACAAAGAAAAACTTCAAAACAACATTACTGAAGCTTACAACATGTATAAACTGAGAGAATGGTAATCCGTAGCGGCCACTCCAGAGTGAACAGAAAGCTCCAGTTCTCGCGTCCCTAATTTGTTCAGAGATGCTGCATGAACCTAGTTATTAAGATGTTTCATAGAAACGCTAATGCAAGTCCAAATGATCCTCAGGTGATTCTGGCAGATCCTACTCCATTTTGCTATCAAGAGCAAGTAATCCTTCAAATAGAACAGATAAGAGTGAGAAGACCTCAACTAAcatctttcaagtttcaaattATGCTATGAACTTCCTTCATGCAAAATGAGTGCACTCATGTCAAGGGAAAAACTAGGTTTGTCAAGCTGAAGTACAATTATACAAACTGAAACGATACTTAGCCGTACTTGCTTGCTTATATCATTCTTTGCACAAACACATGAAGTTGCTCTATGTTTTCCCGCTCATATCTGTATAGTTTATATTCTCGACTCTTTGACAAACGGAAAGGTGAAAGCTGCACAGAATGAACAGTGATGAATTATCCTTACAGGTCTAACCACGAAGGGTCTCCACTTTGATTTCGTTGAGGAGAGTTCTTATGCAggcagaaacaaatttttgcccaaaagacagaaaaaaaaaaatccaaggaatatcatacaaaaataatgCTGCTCTTTGTTCACTAACTGACTAAGCAATtataacaaaaagaatatttatgcaactttttttattctttttttctcactGCGCCAATTATGCACCACAAAGATAAGAAATGGGTTATTCGGTTAAATTGGAAGCTTCTGGCCGTTTTCAGAACTCCATCAATCTTTAAAATCATACCGAAGGCCACAAGCAAAATGCATAGAGACACATGGAATCAAGATATATACGTGGGAGggaggggggggagagagagagagagagagagagagctgcttatacctcttcttcttcttctgctccaTCTGCAGTAATTTTGGTGTTAGTATGCAACTATGCAACCAGATGCATCTAGAATCTAGATAACCAACTGAAATTGTCTATAGCAATACACTAATATGCATGTTATTGTGAGTTAATAAATGTGACATTGTGATCTGTCAACAACCTTGTTATTATTGACTAATAATGTAATAGAATGTGAAGCTCAATTAGGATGGTTGAAAGACACAATTGTGATCTGCAAACCTGACACACAGTAGTGCTGGACGGGGGAGAGACACAAACTATAGAGACTAtacaaccaaaaaagaaaaggatggtTGAAAATCCCTTGCCGTCTACACACCGAATGTGACAAACAAGTCTGTTCTTTTCAACTAAAGGCCTTCTGGGTTCAGGGATTACAGTTCAACGAGTTCATTAAATACTAACgggcgtttggatgacatccgCCTTTAGCCCAGTTTtataaaaacttggttttatgaaaaccaagtatCTTAATGagttttggaaattttgttttccataGGTGACCcatccaaaacctggtttttgaatAACCTAAAGGAACCAGGTTTTTTTTActcccttttacaaaaccatATCAAAACcctccaaaaccaggttttacctccaaaacctggttttgaagtgtcacccaaacaccATTGAGGAAACACGACCCAAGGCTCGAGTAAAGTAAATCAAACACTCTGAGTAAGTATTTGGTTTTAGTTTGGTCAAACGACTAGAGACATTGAGGATGCAGATTGACAAACCATGCGCTGCAGCCAATTATATCAGTAACACACACAGCCCAACACATACATGAAGATACCGACCTGCTCTTTTACTAGCTTCATGTTCTCCTCCTTGAGTTGAGACACCGCTGAAACTAATTCCATGGTGTAAGCCtacagaaacagaaaaacagGCTCGTATGACCGTTGTCCCCAAAATTCTCGCGAAAAACTATTACTATTCATAGTAGTACAGGTCAAAAGCCACCCAAATTTTTCTTAAGCGGAAAAGAGGAGCAAGAAAACGGAAAAGGTATGCCAACTAATTACCTCAACAACGAGAAACCACAGACCGTTTTCATCAAAGATttgtaaatgaagaaaaccaaGATGAGCATATTTCCACAACGACCAATACAATAATTGAGAGCTTAAGCAAAATACTATAGTGCAAGTGGAAACCAGGAAAGCAGACCATTCTTCAGAGGACGGtgaagcatcaaaatcatcAGCGCAACGAATTCAAAACATCAATAGCAAGACCGCGAATTCTGCCATTAGGAAAACCAACCaaagagaaaataagatttaaaaaagaaacaaaactcaGCACAACGTACAATCTATAGATTCACACTCTGCAACCGAAGAGATCGCATAGACACCACcactaacaaaaataaaacagaaaacatagaaaatgaagagagagagagagagagagagagagagagagagagagagagagagaacatccACCAATTTCCGCTCCCTGGACCTCGCGGCAGACTCCCGGGTCTTAATCATCCTgttctgccgctgctgcgccgccCTGTCCACCGGCTCTGCCAACGCAGCAGCGGGAGCGGCGTGCCTTCCGCTTCGTCCTCACAACATCCTCTCGGCCGTCCGGCAACCGGGACCTTTTCAGAAAGCCCTCGACTCCACCAACGGAAATATCTACTCCGCACGCGCCGCCCTTTCGACGACGCCACCATCGACTACCACGCCGGCTTTGGCGAGGAAGTCTTCGAGGGTCATCTCCCTGATCTCCTGCCCGCCAACGCACCCTCTCTGCTCTCCGATCTCCTTCCAGTCCTCCTCCACCGTCTTTGGTCCGCTGAGCTTGGCAGCAAACACAGGCGCTGCTGGCGGGCTTGGTTCAGCCGGCCAGGAGCCTTTCATCAGTTCATCCACTGTCATGGCAGTGGCTCGGGAGGGATGTGGGTCATCTGGCGGCTGCAATTCCGCGCTGCCTGACTGTTGAGATCCGACTCTGCAGTGGAGGACGCTGACGCTCTTACCTTATACGCCATTTCTCTGTCGCTCACCGTGGAATGAATGGAAGTTTATGGTTAGGAGAGTGGCAGGGTTGGCTTTCGAAATTTTAGGGAGGGAGAGTCCCGTAGCGGTAAACGCTGGGGGAGTCTTCCCACTGTTCTTGTGCATCTTTTAATTAGTAACGGTATCCTCCTCGTCGTCCTCGGGTACCATATTGGAAAACTAAGAACTTCTTGGGTGCTGTCGGAAACTTACCAAATCAAACATATTCTTTTGTCACcgtaaaaaaaatgttattataaTTTACCACTTTCTTTGtgggaaaaaattattttcatttcaagtGTCCCTCTTGCCCAAGTCTAAGCCAAAATATTTCCCTTATTTTATTTCAAGCATCAGTGTGCAAGCTTCGCTTTCGTTCTTTTTTTCGTTTATAGAAGTTCAATAACGAGTGAAAATGGATGTCACATCTAAGAAATAAGAACCTCCTAGAGCGgtttacattttcattaaaacattTATGTTTTAAGAAATACATCTATAGAAAGTTGAATAGAGTATGAAAGAATTGTTTGATAAATGGACCACACAGTgtaagtgttttataaatcaaatttaaagatTGTAACATATTCATAATAATATAGTTTTGGGGTCCTATAAATCTACCTGAACATAGATTCATTAAACACTTATAACTAACTAGGTTGTGGAGTTAATGATATCAACTCGATAAACTATTTTGGAAGAGTTAGGAAAAAGGTAGGCTccatttttgtaaaaactttACGATAAGAATGTATTTAGTTCTTCCAAGTTCCACCTCAGTTTAAAGTAATGGCCGAGGATTGTTCATGATGTTTCTTTCCTCCAAAGGCGGTAAAAGAGGAGGGTAAAAGTTAACTCCAGAAACCTCATAATGCGTTTGGTTTTTAACGTAAGGTCCCCGTCCCGTTATTTCCATTTCTGTCTTTTTCGGCGATTTGACTCTTTACTTTATAGGCTAATGACGCATGGCATGACCTGATTTTGTAAGCcatttctgatatatatatatatatatattgttgagaAGCGTTCAATTGTTAATCTTGTAGAAGTAAAAGTACCATGAATGATACTTTATATAAAGTAACTAACATCAAGAAGGGGGATCCTAGAAATTAATAAACAATGTTTATGAGGCCAATTTCCCCCAAAAAAGTCATAAAAGTAAAGGTATTTCACATCTTCCTTTGGTCAGGAGgcaattttcaagagaaatgaCAGCTTTGAGATTTCcagcaaaagaaaatttaagtaACACTTAATTTTTTCAGAGAATGTATCATTAAAATTTATACAATTGTCTTATCCATAATCAGTGTTTACTTGTGAGGGAGCTATATTGAATAAACAATACATGCTTGGGCCCTCTGCCGGCCGAATGTTGAAGTTTTCATCAAATTCCTTGTTCTCTTAAGTGTTGTTCGATAATAAATACAATTTTGTGAGTATTATATAAATCTTACTTAAGAGTTAAAGGTAAATTCATACAACACTTACAAGTTTTCAAGATCAGATATAACTTTTGAAGAGTTCACAAAAAGggtaaaatgaaagaaattcaaactcATGCTTCGTTTTCTTATATTACCCAAAAAATTGGGAgcatatttataaagattttcatcttttttggAGTTGAacttgcttttgaattttgaagccATCTCAATGtcatggagaaaaaaaattgtgttctTTTATGATATATCCTGGCCACTGCCAATCAAAGTCATCCTGAAACTGCACTCATGTCAAAAATCTCATGAATGACAATGAATACCGCTTTTTGTTATACCAATTTTTCAAGTATGGTGAGGAGTGATTTGATTGATTTACGCTGATGCAGGATTTTTAAGATTATTTTTGTCAAGATCAGACTCTTTCTCCTTTCATTGAGAGCAGACTTTTTCCTCAAtcaaaaatttaacaaaatattTCAACCTATAAGGATTTTTAGTGAGAATTTTTAACCATATCAACCAAAAACATGCATGTCCCATCAAATTTATGAATCTAAAGTAACCAAATACTCCCTTTAAGAGAAATAGTCCAAACTTAATTCCTAGATGAACGTCATATGTCAGAGAGCCAGGCACACCTTGTAGAAGAACAGGGTCCAGCAGCAATGCACTAGTGGCAGAGCCCCATAtgggctagtgtgggcagttgcccacatcaaCCCCTTAATGTTTCTTTGCAGATCTGTTGTTGAATCGTCTCTGTCAAAGACAGAGGgcagcattttcttctcttcgcgAGAACTTCTGGATCGGAGaagcattttcttctcttcgcgAGAACTTCTGGATCGGAGAAGCATTTTTTCACATTAACATATTCACATATGTGCTCtcttacatgtatatatgagtGCCCTCTCGTTCTGCCACTGCAATGCACCTATCTAGCTTGGATCAACTGAGCCAATGAATTCTACAAACCTTTGTGTTCATGGTTTCGCTGCCCAAGTGAAGCTATATGGGCTTCACAAAACTCCTAACATGGTTGCCTTCCACCATAGATTTCCTTGACATGATATGACATTGCTGATAATCATGTGACTGGTTCAGCTTTGGCGGAGTTGAGGAGGTTTCGAGCGACTTGATCTAAACTAAGGTATCTCAGTTATGTTAAACTAGATAGGTTTATTCAAGGCTTAGGGCGCAAAGAAAAGGTTTATGAATATTCTGCAAAGGATAGATAGACGTGTGCACGCAagatgaaaagggaaaataacAGATGAATGTTCTGCAAATCTGGAAAGTCATAAAAATAAGAGAACTGAATTACAATGGGAGCACATCTCATATGCAGAGGGAAGGCATGCAGTGGAACCTCTGAAAAATTCGATGCTAGATGAAATTCGAATTTGTTGATTAGAATTCCTTGCTTTTTGTTGATTCTTCAATGTACAGTTAGCAGGCTAGGCAGCAATGAACACAAACATTAAGGATGAAGGTTCTGCTTATGATGCTTCTGTAAATAGGTTCAGCACTTACCATGCTCTTTGTTTTCCACAAATTTTTTGCGGTAGTGAAAATTCCATGCAGCTGTGGACATATAAGAACTTTGTTCCActtaagtctttttttttttttaattgacatCCTTGAATATTTTACTATATACTTgaagagggaaaaaatgaaaaggaaaaaaaatattttttaatttgtttctgaAAATGCCAAACCAAAAGTTTCTCCTTGAAAAAACAGAATATTGAGCCCCTTGTTATGGGCGGGGCCGAACAGGGGGCAGCCACTATTACTCCCACATGATCTGTCTGGCGCCAATAACAAAATATTACTATCCAAtgaatttagggcagattcataaaacaatatgttACGAACTACTGATACACCTGTGGTTGTTTCAAAATTGAGATCACATTCAGTTTTATCTGCCTAAACATGAAGATTTGCCAAATCCAATTAGTTGACAATGACAAGATAGAACACTAGGCCAGCCGAACTTCATTCTTGTGGCTTTGTGGCACTGTGGGCTGTTTAACTGAACTGCTCACACGGGCTTTCTTCATAAGAATCGAAGTTTTTTATTTGCGTAAGTGCAACCTAAGTGCAGTCCTTCGACAATATAAATGTCTCCCCAAGAGCGACGGAAGGCCTGAAAGTCTGAAACTGTGAGTTGATTGGAGACGTGGAAAATCAAAGGAATTGCTGGTTTCTACCTGCTTTTTCGGCCGgatttctttaaatttttaaatctGCAATCATAAATATTCTGCCATTCGAAAAATGAACACCTACACGCCGGTTTGACTGGAACAATGAAACACCGATTTTGACTAAAAAAACGTACAAATGAAATCGAGACATTGATTGATTCCATCAAACTGATTTAGATAGTTGACGCGTCATAAGGATAAGAACGAAGTCTAGATGAGTGAGGGGACCAGGCCCCACCATgaaaagcagttttttttttttttttttggttttattacAAAACCTGATTTGGGGATTCCGTGGGCTGGGTTGCCCTAAAGAgtttgacaaaaaagaaaaaaaaaaggaaaaataatccCCATAAAAAACGTCGACATGGACGTAAGTGACGCCGGAGACGCACCCATACCTACTTCCATTCGCCAGCTTATTTTATACTTTTTCgttttaaaagattaaaaactaCATTAACGAATTTAGTTAACCAgcacaaataaataaaactatcAACATTTATATCAACAGGGACATTATGGTCAGAGGCCA containing:
- the LOC116264625 gene encoding early nodulin-55-2, encoding MSPMATASLVLYFLLFCLLPIPLSSAETYIVGGSTGWTTGVANYSAWAASHTLHVGNTLVFRYELQRHNVYIFHHKSAFQTCNFTHATMLDRGDTGYFKWTATRPGIFYFSCNGPIEKGGSTTHCQRGQKIAVLVYGKPHEGFHGVAPALSPSYAPSPKDQRLKIPKRAGSLARSPSKSPRASTWAAPGSSPSPSPVPMPPVLPDFSKGIPFISSNPALPLPKGETDAATIRPLPTSGGEGQAVGWREIQILLLGLLLYSVTVLHV